CGCATCGCTGGGACGCCGCGAAGGCTGGCCCGGATGCCGCACTGCCGTGGGCGTGGGTGAACCGATCGTGCAAACCGCGCCGAATTGTGGGGTTTTCCCGGATTTCCGTCGAGGTTTGCACGAATTGTTCGGCCAACACCGTTGCCGCGAGCAGGAAAGGCGCGCACCCTTTCCGTTCGCTGTGGTTCAGGGCGCTGGGGATCCACAGGGCGCGCTCCATCCACAGGCTTCTCGTTCGCCCGGGTGAGCTTCGGACACCGGGGCCGATCGACCGGAATCATCGCTCCTCGTGATTCGAACCAGGGCGGAATTGATGGGTGAAGTCTCGGCGGCGACGATCGCCGCGCGCTGTCGCCGCGGGGAATATGCGCGCGTGTTGCCGGGGATCTACGCGGTCGGGGCGGTCACTCAGCGCATCCGCTGTGAGGCCGTGATCGCCTGGCTGCCCGCTGCTGTGTTGAGTCATCGAACCGCGGCATGGCTGTGGGATATGCACCCGGAGCCCGAGTCGATCGAGGCGACCGTACCGCGAAGTAGCTATCGAGCCACGTCGCAATGGCTTCGGCTGTACCGCCGTGACTTGCGATCCGATGGGATCGATGAGGCATGGGGGCTGCCGGTGACCACCCGGGCCCGCACCCTGCTCGATTGCATGTCGGTCCTGTCCGATGCCGACGCCGGGCGCATGGTCGACGCCCACGCGCGCGCGGTGGCACCCGAGTTGTCGGATTTGACCACCGGACGGTACGGCTCCCGGCGTTTACGTGAGCAGTTGCGCTGCGCCGCATTCGATGCCGCCTCGGAGCCGGAGCGACTGTTCGCTCGCGGGCTCGCGCGGCGCGGTCTTCATTTGCTGTCGAATCATCCGGTGGGTGGGTACCGCGCTGACCTCGTCGATGAACGGTCGCGAACGATTATCGAGATCGACGGGCGTGAATTCCACAGTGATCCCGTCACGTTCCGTCGTGATCGCCATCGCCAGAATGCTTTGCTGGGGGCCGGGTGGTTCGTGCTGCGGTACGCCGCCGCCGATGTGAACTCCTATCTCGACGCCTGTGTCGACGAGGCCGCACGGGCGATTCGCCGCAGACGCGGCAACCGCCGGCGAGCGCCGTGACCTCCCATGCCCGATCACCGCATTCCCAGATGGTCGGCGAGATCGCTGTCCACCGGATACGGGAGTTCTGTCGGCAGCAGGGACCGTGCCCGATCGATCTCGCCGTCGCGCACGAGTTGCTTTACCTCGTGCGCCAATTCGGTGA
The genomic region above belongs to Nocardia spumae and contains:
- a CDS encoding DUF559 domain-containing protein translates to MIRTRAELMGEVSAATIAARCRRGEYARVLPGIYAVGAVTQRIRCEAVIAWLPAAVLSHRTAAWLWDMHPEPESIEATVPRSSYRATSQWLRLYRRDLRSDGIDEAWGLPVTTRARTLLDCMSVLSDADAGRMVDAHARAVAPELSDLTTGRYGSRRLREQLRCAAFDAASEPERLFARGLARRGLHLLSNHPVGGYRADLVDERSRTIIEIDGREFHSDPVTFRRDRHRQNALLGAGWFVLRYAAADVNSYLDACVDEAARAIRRRRGNRRRAP